The genomic DNA AATCGTGATCAGTCAAGGGAAAAGACCAAGTACATTACGTGAAGCAACATCTCAGTCACTCAGAAGGTTATTGGTACTCATACGTCCACAATAATTCCAGTATGGGTGTCTGCCACTACTAAGCCAAATCGTGAAGTTCTTGTGTATGCAATTCTCGATACACAGAGCGACACTACCTTTATCCTTGATGAGACTGTAAAGGCACTCAAACACGAAAGGTGAATCAGTTCAGCTGAAACTCTCCACTCTTGCTTCAAGAAGCACAGTTCTGCCCTGCCAGAAACTGACTGATCTTCAAGGAAGAGGGTCCTACTCAGACAATTTGATCCCTATGCCAGCGACCTACTCCAGAGAATTCATCCCTGCGAACAGAGACCACATCCCCACATCAGAGACTGCAAAGGCATGGGCTCATCTTGAGAACACTGCAGATGAGATTGCTCCTCACCAAAGCTGTGATATTGGCCTGCTAATCGGTTGCAACTGTCCTCAGGCCCTCGTGCCAAGACAAGTGATAGCTGGTGAAGAAAATCAGCCACACTCCATCCCAGATCTGGACATCCTGCCAATCCATGGTGTACGTGAGCAGCTCTGCTTGTGCCATGTACCTCTCCTACCAGTAACTGCTCAACCATGGCCTCCTGCCCATGAACAAAGCCCTGTCACTCTTGGCATGCTACCTGAGCCCTTGTCTGTCAACGCCACACGGTCCAGCTGCAAGGACCCAGATAGTACTCATCCTGCTCAGTGCTCGTGCCTCGTGTACAGCCCCAACCAGCACGGCCCACGGAACTGCCGTTCCCTTGCACGCCGGAAAATAATGGCCGGATGAAAGGTTGGCAGAGATACACCTCATCTACTTTTAACACCCTCCCCCATCGAGGGTTGCCATGTATGGAGGGGCCGCCTGTTGAGATACCTCCATTTTCaggcatttgaaaaaaatgttcgcccttttttatgccttaccgcCATTTCGAGGCATTTGAAAGTTTTCGACCATTTTGATGATAAACCctttccttcattttgaggcgtttcaattttttttgcccattttgatGCCTTAATATAGCCACTGTGCGCATGGATGTAGATCTCAAACAGAGTACCAACACCTCAGGGATTGTGAAGAAAGCAACTTGAAGAGGAAGTTGCTGATAGTCTTCTATCGCTGGTCCATTGAGAGCATACTCACGTACTGTATCTCTCTGTGGTTTAACAGCTGCACCATGTCACAGTTGAAGGCATTCTAAAGGGtcattaaaacactttttttcaacCAACCAATAGCATTGGAGCAGTTTGAATAAGCTTTAGTCCTAAAGATGAAAGAAGTGAAATTAAACACAACAATGAGAGAAAGAATGGTTTTAATTGGACAACTGGAATTTAAGCCACTGGAAAAATACAAAGCTGGACTTATAGATGATTCTACTGCGTTTCTATGACGTTGTGATCTAGTTCTGTCCTCTGGTTCACAACTGTGGATACAAATGGAGGAAGTGATGGAGGAACAGGTCACTCTGGTGGTGCAGCTTCCTGAGGGTCTCGTCCCACTGAGGAGGAAAAACAAGAGGAGGcttagtgtgtgtctgtgtgtgtaattgatagttaattacaattatggaatAATTGAACTGCAATTGAgttcaggtaattgactttgcaggaaatatatacaaattgtaatttaatgcaaaagtggggaaccatgttacagttcatgTACATTTCTACttatatgtagttaattaataaaatactgtatgtttcaAATCtcactttcccacattttaccatttaaaaaaaatgtaaatcgaggggcatactgacacaaaaaaggctcagtaattgtgattagcagtcattgaactttagtaattgagaatttaattgtaattgactttgaggataaaaataatggtaatttattggaaaaaaatgatggtcactgtaatcgtaattgaacatcggtaattgaagatgtaattgtaatggaaaaatgtaactgaccccaaccctggcatgAGTGGTTTTAAATCTATGTCTTTGTACCTTGTTCTCTTGCTTTCATGCGAGCGACAAAGTTGTAGCTCTTGTTTCTGCGATAGTTCTCGTACGGGTCGTCCAGTGAGACGCCCACACCTTTGTACTGGTCCCACTTGTCCCTGATGTCGCCTCCTTTAATGGGATCCTCGATGCCCTGTTCTTTGGCTCCCAGACCTCCAGAACCGCTCCAACCTTTGAGCCACAACACACAACGTTTACGGTGGAAAACTGGAGCTGGATGTGCGTGAGCGTGGCGGGGGGCTTAGTCGTACCCATCTTCATGAGCAGCTGGTGGCCCTTGTTCTCCTCTCCCAGTCGACTGTCTGGAGGCTGCTTGGATGTGGACACAGCAGTTGGTCCTGGTGCTACTGAGGAACTGTTGGAGAGGAACTCaatattttcatcatcatctcaAACACAGAAGCTCCAGAGCCTTCAACCTGTGGTCTGAGGACTTACAGAGGAGAGGGGCTCCTGGACTTGGGCCCACCGCGGCGCTTGGTTGGTGAACATGATCTAGACCGTGAGCGTGAGCCACTACGCGACGACCTGGAGCGACTTCTGGACCTAACCATGAGGGAGAAACGGTTTGTATGAATGCTTTAACACCAACATCACACACTGCTGCTGGGCTGCATGTTCACACACCTGGACCTTGAGTAGGAGCGGCTGCGGGAGCCGGACGAGCCAGACCGAGACCTGGACGACTTGGAAGAACGAGACCTGGATCGAGAAGAAGACCTTCCTCTGCTGTGAGAGCGGCTCCTGGACCGACTTCCTCCACGGGCGCTGAGACACACATCACAGTTGGAGCATTgacgctaacattagcatgagCGTGGAAACTAACGTTAGGAATAAGTGTGGAAGCTAACGTTAGGAATAAGTGTGGAagaagctaatgttagcatgagcGTGGAAGCTAACATTGGGAGTGAGTGTGGAAGCTAACATTAGTAATTACCGTGAAAATTAACATTAGCATGAGCGAGGAAGCTGACGTTAGCAATGAGTGTGGAACCCAATGTTAGCATTCAGCGAGGAAGCTAATGTTAGCAATGAGCGTAGAGGCTAACGTCAGCATGAGGGTGGAAGCTAACGTTAGTAATTACCGTGAAAGCAAACATTAGCATGAGCAAGGAAGCTGACGTTACCAATGAGTGTGGAAGCAAACGTTAACATGAGCGTGGAAGCTAATGTTAGCAATGCGTATGGAAGCTAACCTTAGCATGAGTGCTACATCTGGCTCACCTGATCCGTTTGTCCTGTCCCTTTTTCCTCCTGGCTCTCATCTTTGCCCTGAAGAACTCGTATAGGCCGTTCTGCTCCCAGCCTTCACTGCTCACAGCAAAGCAAACAGAAAACGCTGACTCATCATCCAGCATGGAGGACAACATGACAACAGCACAAGCTTCCTCCTCCTGATTGGTCAGATTCAGTCTTTCTATCTCTGCACAGTGTTAGCTCAGTAGGCAGGGAGCTTCCATTGGTCCACATGTGGTGACTCAACAGGCCTTTGCTCGTACTGCAGTGAGTGGCTGGAACCATGTGGTGGCACTGGATCTTAGCAGTATGTAATGTGTGACGTTCTGCACAAAGAAAATCCCTCAACTAGAAGAGGGGCTGATTTGGCACAGATTTATTTAGGGCTGAAATGAGTAATTGAGTTACTCGATTACAAAAATTCCTGAAGGTGAAAATTGTGCCTTGAAGCATCGTTACATTTCTATGACACGCACTATACCCGTAGGGACCGCATACCACTAGCGCGTCATCAATGCGCGACAAACATTCTGCATTTAGTTGGCGCCAGAAAACGTCTAAAGTCTGGGATCATTACATCCTCAGAAATGATGAAAACAAGGTGCTATCATGTGTTTACAGCAAACAATACCTGGCATACACAACAGTACGACTTCAATTCATCCACATGCTATTTCAACAAGCATCGCTGAAAGAAGGTAATGTAGTGCTAATTTATGACTGGGccgataatcaataaataaataaattaactaaacaataaatgaaaatgaatgtgtTTTCCAGCCTTAATATATTGACATATGCATGTGTATTTGGCTGTGCGCTTGTCAGCTGCAgagattagcattagcaacggatataaaacagcagataactcattagttctaataatttctcagtgaacctgcagcgtaattactctaaaatagtacacgaccgccaggcaatcttagatttaggtaaatcaaacagttatagctACACCCAGCGGCGCTTCATACCAACGGTGTCCGTCAGTGGAGTGATCGGAAGCCTGCACGGCACGTGTGTACACACAAACCAGGGTAGACAGtctttaaatccttaaaaaaataaGGTATTAAATTTGATGTAGCCAAATTTAAGGCTTTAAAAGCTTTTCATTTGAGAAAAATAGCAGTATCACTGCCTGTGCTCTGAAGTGTTGTGGATTTTAAACACCGTCTCTGATCATCACTGTGACAATTCTAATAATGTCAGCAACACAATAATATGATatagaatagaaatactttattaagcctgagataaatacattttcccagctgctaaaaaaacacatacacacaggttTCCAGGTTACCATAGCAAATAGGCTCACCCCAGAAATTATATAATGTTTGTTAGTTAGCCGACttaactgtattgttattaaattGTTAACACTGGCACTTAACACTACatggttaaattgcaataaatgggTTTAGTTTTGgagtcaaatgttttttttgagaaataaaaGCCAACGTCATTTTCGTTAtgcattatttgttttggttgcttaaaaacgcaaaaaaaagaattatccGATTGATCGATCCCAAAAAGAATCGATAGCTGCAGCCTGATATTTATTACaactagtgatgcaccaaaattctGGCCACCGAAAACATCTGACTTAAGGGTATGTGaactgacgatattagatcttgaaggattaaaacatgataatctcccaaatcacggagatcgtagaaccgtctgtagtgaACATTTTATCCCTCGCGGTGCCATGCCTGTACCATGTGTCAGTGCCCACACACAGCAAgttcaaaggtttttttttctctgccaaattaCAGAAACACCAAAGAGTTAAAGCTCAATCGGCGCAAAAATATGCTCTACTAACATCCTCTCCTTCCCAGTGCACGGAGTTGtgctttttagaaaataatttaattaataatgaggaaataaattcattatatacaataacactaatagaatGAACAATATGCACAAACTTTTTAGTGTGTAAATGCTATTACAGCAGATTCTAGTGTTGATGCATTCAATTTatgttgtgtttgtaaggaacctgtttacactaagttgggaattgttttatttatttatttattgtgtttatttgtcatatttgcaccaagccaaatttaaaagattgtagcaacagagaaaataaatgtaCGATTTGTCATCCGATTAGTCACttaatcgtttcaataatcgatgattagtcgactattaaaatagtcgttagttgcagccctaaAATGCTATGGgaataataatttgcataattatTTCTTTCGGTGTTTCAGataagaattttcatttcgatGCATCCTTAATTACAACAACCCTCTGCAGTGTGCGACCATTGTTGGTCTGACTTCACCTGTTTCTGGGTCGGTCGTGGGAGGGGGGGCTGTAAAAAGCTTCCACAGCAGCCAGTAGCCGATCACTGGGAGGCATGGGAGGTGGAAGCCTGATGTCTTTGGGGTCCAGAGGTTTATATTCACAGTCTTCAAGCTGTTCATTTGGAAAAAGACGTTAGCATGCATGCTACACTGTCTACAGTGAAGTTAGCCAACTTACTTTGACCAGAGGAGCCATGAGCCCAGCAGGCAGATCAAAGTACGGAACGTTGGGCACCAAACTGGGGTCGTCTTGGATTGGATGCGGTCGGTGGCGCACTTGAGGGGAGTGGCCATTGAAACCATGAGGAGGGGGGCCAAAATCTGGGTGCTGGCCTCCCCCCCATGGAGGATGGTCGCCTCCCATGCCTGGGGGAGGAAGTCTCTGATTGGGGTGATGGTGAGGAGGCGGAGCAGGAAGATCTGTGGAGAGAAGGCAGGGTTggaatcaattacatttttcagttacaattacgttttcaattaaccatgttcaattacaattgaattatgattacattgacaagcattttttccaattacaattaaattatgattcttttttgtcctcagaaagtcaattacaattacattcccaattactaaatttcaactacaattaatcacaattactgagcctgaaataaaaaacctagcAAAAGTTAACCaccttcttgtgttagcatctcttatgataacgagtcctaaatcagctgtaaaacacactaaaaacatatttattatctaatttctttcctatctattggttaccttgtgaggcttcctaatcaatgaaatattaagttttaatatttttggtgtgggcatctgagccttttttctgtcagtttacccctaaatgtatatatatatatataaaatgtgggaaagcttgatatgttGTTTCAAAAatttttaactacatatatgtagaactgtatggttccccagttttgcgttaaattataattgacaatttttataaaattttcatggcaattccaattacaaagtcaattatcaaaacttaattacaatttacgACAGCaacaatttgaatttgaattacaattacaatataattacgccataattgtaattaattagcaattacaattatatatatatatattgagcccaaccctgacaGAAGCTGCTACAGTGAAACTCTGAGCCAATCAGTAGTGAGCAGTGGATCAAAGCACCTCTGACCCACCTCCAGGGAAGTCTCCCTGAGCATACTCAAAGCGGTGTGGCGTGAACGGAGGCCTGTCGTAGGGGTGACGGGGAGGGAAGTCATCCTGCATGAAGTGTGGGGGGAATCGGCCAAAGGCATGAGGGGGGGGAGGGGGCTGGTTAAAAGGTGGAGGTTGCTGGTGGGGAGGGAAAGGTCCTCTGAAGTGTGGAGGTCTCTGTGGAAATCAAACACACTTAGAACAGAGCACAGACGCTGACAGAAGAATCTGTGTACTGTTcgtgtggttatttttttaaggacttaaaacaaaaacaaaaacgaagaaaaattcaaaaaaaaaaaacgcagcatttttctgtttgaaaATGAAATCTTGTtccgtttgtgtgatatttggatatttacgggaaaactaGGACGAGaatttcatgttttaagctcatcACACAGAGTGGACCCATAGACGGGGGAGGACTTTttctgtaaatatccaaatatctcacaaacgaaacaaaattttattttaaaacagaaaaagctgcgtatcttttttgtttgttgttgtttctgttttggttttcaattagtaaaactaaataatcagactatttggttttaaaacctaataaagaaagaacaaacagtacacTGATTCAGAGGAACCACCATAAGAACACGTGCCTGCATACGAGGAGGGAACGGATGCTCCCTTTGACCCCAGGGCGGCTGCTCAGGCTGGTTTCCCCAGGGGGGCTGCTGGTCGTACGAGTTCCAGGACGGGGGACCAGGAGGACCAGGCGGACCTGGCTCGGAGCCCCCTGGTCCACTCCAGTGGCCTCCTTCCCTGGGAGGACCCCCGCTCCAATTCCCCGGGTCCCTCTGCTCGTTCCACAGGCCTTCATGGCTGTTCCACGGAGGGCACGGAGGGGGGGGCTGGTTTGGGTCAAACGGAGGCTGAGGAGGGATAAAAAGCACACAGTTAATGAGAAGTGTCCCTTTCCTGGGATCCAAATATGTTGATAGGTCGATTTTTTATTCCAAACAAGATAAAGGAAAtgcaatataaaataataaatcatatcTATCCCACTATTTCTTACATTTCAAAGTTTTCTGAGATAAGCAACATTTGTGCTTTTAGCAAAACAACTGAAGACAATATACTGCACTTATTTTACAAATGTCCAGTAATAGAACTGCCACATCTGGCTCAGAGCCGcaagttgcagacccctgcgCTAGGCTAAAATTATTGCTAATGCTAcgctaatgcagtgcgatgtGGGCCAGcccctgcatcctcacttgtattttcttctgGAAATACTAATATTCtagttttctatgtttttccACTCTTCAATTGTGGGGGAACGTGATTCTACACTGAAGAGTGAAGACTACGGAGTACTGAAAAGTGTGTTTGTATCACATGGAATTGTAGAGTTGTGGAATGAGTTCAATGAAGAAGTGAGATGATGAACTTTAGTATGTATCTGTGTGCAGATGATGAGGAGGCTGTTACCGGCTGGTTGGGGTTCCATGGGCCGATGTGCTGTTGTTCAAACCAGGCAGGCTTGCTGGGGGGTAAATCTGAAGATCCAGTGGAGTTGTTGGACTCTTGTGGTCTGGATGGAGGTCCATCAAACTCAGCGGGGGCGCGCCCCGATATGGGCTGTGGTCCCTCTGCTGTGCAGGAAATGAATAGTGACAGTGACGTTAGAGTCATggtcaagtacaagtaagtcatacataaaatacaagtaAAGAGTAGCTCAATTATATAGTACTcacagtaaaagttactatttattttcatcccccacatttatttttggtaataaatcttgccacggttcccttacatacagtaaacatctcatgtcaagaaagagaccaaatctacctCAATTAGAACttaatatatttttcatataaaagtttgtcaaactacatttattttttgaataaaataacaccaattcaTTCATTGCAATTtaagtataaatacatttatgaactctaaaactgagaaaataaccagcattcaatgctgttttggcaccgtacattacgttaaatctgattggtaggctatgtccgttgatcatttaaaaaaaaaaaaaactctaacagttgggtgtagaaatgtaacaaattaatttactgattttaaaaagtactcaaggacaagtaaaattactaattaagaaatatactcaatgtacaagtacccataaaacaactcaattacagtaacatgagtaaatgtaatccattactttcacctctggtcagATCACGGAATGGATGGATTGATTCATCACTCACCGTGTTCCTGAACCTGAAATGTTGGCTTTCCATTCTGCAGACACACGTCTTATCCTAAAACTCTCCTTTATGAGGGATATGTGATACataatctctcctggtcagttctggtcactctgccctaagcaggccagatactatTGTAGtaggatgagttattattaatgggttatataactaagaaaattaattatgattattaatattacttacAATTTTGcagggtgccactccttttaacaggagaaatatgtctaagttttagactaaactcatcaatgtgaaaccagggaaaagtgaattctaacagcaacatctacaccataatcacagctttaatgaatcagaggaatcaaagattatgtttaaccttttattcaaaagtcaacaattaacacagtcaaaatatcaattgaaatgggataattaaatcatgataaaatgcattactaggctaataaaagtgaggattatatgtaataaagtgaaatcactaatctaggagaatgctagtctactaaatattgaataaaaatgcaggatacatattcgaataataagatcataaaatcaaagaataaaatcataaagagagctcataaaacaaagagaggaagacagacagggaaGACGAACAAagatgaatgagatgaactgtgtgtggaacatgttgtgagtgtgtatAAGTGTGTAGTTATGTAAGTACAAAATCTTCACGACGAGGCAATTAGTACAgcacgaaccagcgtgtccaaaggacacatacccaagtggatatgtcatggatgcacggctccggaccctactgcacagactctggctccaaattacGTCAAATTTGCAGGATGGCAGTGCCCCTAAGCAccatattttggcttcaagaatgttgagtgggaacagatACAGTGCACACCCACTAGTCATGACAAAGACAATTGTGTGGTCATTTTGTACGCTCTTAACttattgagtgccattcacgtctatagacgagaATTGGTTCAGTAACGTGGAgatgtgaattgtgtttttcggctggggttgctaggagctctccggtgaatatctaacttgtacaatgatgtagtgaccaactggtgacatgtaggcggcagcagcgcacctttggatgagagatcacccgtgatgtgcagagctcagagggagaggaaaggagtttaccagacagaaaatggcacgagagttgatgctgaagctcccaccagctcacactcgaccagagcatgtgtggaacaaagtggactattgagagtgtcacgATGGTGAGGTAAAACGATCGAAATAACAGGGCAAGCCATGTCAGGGATGAGAAGGAAGTTGCAtttgtggagaatgacgggggagagacttggaggaatgccaaaatacagtaagaaatccattcaactctgacctagatgacaaaataataatgttgccatcaaaagcctggtcttgtttttgtagttttatagaatgaaaacaatgttgaggtgtccctaaagcaaaaacaaacaagcaacaaaGTCACTATAgattttttctcagctttttgtcacaaactgacgatttgtgtgaaacttgcctctattcaactgctgattacggaagaacaaaacaagctaaaaaaaaaaaaacctcttttttctgatgaaagtagagactctCAGATTCTCTGGTTTCAgatgtcagattgtcataggacaaaatattctgtgggtctttaaaaattagtcaaaatgctctaaaatggctggcactgagtgggtagaaattttgaaaatggctcgCACTGTGAGTTATTGACAAGTTGTCATGACAATGTTTTCCAAAGAAATGCCAAcgtagctccaaaggtgtcataatttagcaaatgacacttaatgacggCCTCcttgacaccttattcatgccaatgacatgtcataataatgacagcgtaatgtcagccttatgtatacccCTTCAAATAACGTGTTACCAAATGttcctttaaaaaatgcatgtgtTCTTGGTGCTTCTTACCAGCCTTTGTGGTGATTGGTGGAGCATTGTCGGGTTCAGCAGGAGAAGACAGCTGTGCTACAGGAGGCTGAGTCTGATTCAATGTGCTGATGAACTCTTCATGCTGAGTCTTTAACGTCTGAATCTGCTGCTGAAAGGCCAACTGGATGGGCTGAACCACTGCTGCGTATTCTGTTATCAAAGAAGCCtgaaaggaggaggagaaggaggagggtgTGACTGTGTGCTGCTCTCTGGGAAACACCATGAAAAGAAGCCATTGGCCTTGTTTCTCTTCAGAGGAGTTATACGCTAACGCAACAGGAAGTGTCCCCTCACCTGGTACTGGCCCAGGCCCAATGCTGGATTCTGGAGCTGCTGAATGGTTTCATCATCAAAATAACCATTCTTCTCCCAGAGCTGCAGCAGCTGGAGCAGGACAGGGAGGAAAAGTTTCACTTTCTCAACTTAATCAACTGCATCAAAGCctaaagcagacataggcaactggcgacAAAccaatccccaaaaattgtatttcaagaagttggaaggaatatatagcccaacataatacacaaattgactcccaaaacacaaatcgacagcaaaatgtacacaaaaaattccaaaaatacacaaaatgacaacagacacaacaaccacttaaacaaaatgactatgaaaacacaaaaaacaacacattacaaaatagctccaaagacacacaagcgttaacaaaattacacaaaatgaaaagaaaatacaaaaaacaacaaaaatacagaaactgaccccaaaaaaacacacaaactgacaacataAATTcagcaaatgacaaaaaaatacacaaaattacaccaagaacaaaaaaataaataaaacacatattgaccaagccaaaaacacacaaaatgactacaaattgacaaaacaacaaaaccacaaagacaaatcCCCTGTAttaattaatgctcagatcaatcagtattctaatgctaacataaatgttgataatgtggacctcggatcagatacaatcacatttttgtggcccccgctttGATAAAGTTTCCATTCTTAGCCTAAAGCCACACATGCACCGATATTTTTTTAGGGATGAATAAATGTCACCtgaagccagggttggggtcaattatctTCTATCTATAATGCAAAAAAGTCTGTATGTTTGTGGagtgaatatctccccgacatggtatgagttcgacctgaaacttagtcaacgtgTTCCAAATAccacgagtgtgtgcatccattattttggagtaatttggtgtagcaaaacgttCATAACGTTAATTTAAAGATTACGGCAATCTCGGTAATGAGCGCGGTACTTCTGGTTCCAGGTTCATGAcatcactgtgtcgcagtttgtttgggtttaaaaaaggtcaatattaaaaatgtactgCTTagagtcatttaagttaatatttcatggttatttaatatttcatgtTCATTTAAAATTAGTCCCGTGATCCAAATGTCCTTTAAATCACGGGTCACAGACTCCACTTCCTTTTGTCTCAAACACAGGAGCGCTCTGAATAggtcatttgaaaccgtcagccactgg from Gouania willdenowi chromosome 4, fGouWil2.1, whole genome shotgun sequence includes the following:
- the cherp gene encoding calcium homeostasis endoplasmic reticulum protein produces the protein MEVPVAPEDVELRNVIDKLAQFVARNGPEFEKMTMEKQKDNPKFSFLFGGDYFSYYKCRLAMEQQPHPSAHGAEECKSADVFNPGSKDVVDIPPPSMPLLAPPPPIPPPGAPPIDELIQQSQWNLQQQEQHLHSLRQEQVTAAINLAMEQQTQKMLLETQLDITEFDNLLQPIIDTCTKDAISAGKNWMFTNAKSPQHCELMTSHLRNRITADEAHFELRLHLIYLTNDVLHHCQRKQQKDLLAALQKVVVPIYCTSFLAVEEEKQQKITRLLQLWEKNGYFDDETIQQLQNPALGLGQYQASLITEYAAVVQPIQLAFQQQIQTLKTQHEEFISTLNQTQPPVAQLSSPAEPDNAPPITTKAAEGPQPISGRAPAEFDGPPSRPQESNNSTGSSDLPPSKPAWFEQQHIGPWNPNQPPPFDPNQPPPPCPPWNSHEGLWNEQRDPGNWSGGPPREGGHWSGPGGSEPGPPGPPGPPSWNSYDQQPPWGNQPEQPPWGQREHPFPPRMQRPPHFRGPFPPHQQPPPFNQPPPPPHAFGRFPPHFMQDDFPPRHPYDRPPFTPHRFEYAQGDFPGDLPAPPPHHHPNQRLPPPGMGGDHPPWGGGQHPDFGPPPHGFNGHSPQVRHRPHPIQDDPSLVPNVPYFDLPAGLMAPLVKLEDCEYKPLDPKDIRLPPPMPPSDRLLAAVEAFYSPPSHDRPRNSEGWEQNGLYEFFRAKMRARRKKGQDKRISARGGSRSRSRSHSRGRSSSRSRSRSSKSSRSRSGSSGSRSRSYSRSRSRSRSRSSRSGSRSRSRSCSPTKRRGGPKSRSPSPLSSVAPGPTAVSTSKQPPDSRLGEENKGHQLLMKMGWSGSGGLGAKEQGIEDPIKGGDIRDKWDQYKGVGVSLDDPYENYRRNKSYNFVARMKAREQVGRDPQEAAPPE